In a genomic window of Halictus rubicundus isolate RS-2024b unplaced genomic scaffold, iyHalRubi1_principal scaffold1061, whole genome shotgun sequence:
- the LOC143364848 gene encoding uncharacterized protein LOC143364848, with translation MLIGTGPTLSSFSIGQLQIQSKGKPDLILHKTQFGWVIGGSAPTVSIGKTRTFLNTVNFDLRQFWEIEEGPQQYHLSAIENEVESHFIRTVAREQSGRYVVALPFNEKKRDIGESRTQALNRFMSLERRFARNPDLKTEYTAIINEYITLGHMTQIDSPDNSFGFYLPHHAVIKPTSSTTKCRVVFDASAKSDTGISLNDALEVGPTIQDDLFSLLLRFRSHAYVLTGDIEKMYRQFLVRPEDRPYQRILWRNDKNEISTYELNTVTFGVASAPYLAIRCLQQLANDESDNYPAASEVIKRDIYVDDLLTGAATFREARKLRNDIINLLKKGELNIRQWVSNDPNLLSELSEDQIHPKYFGDESVKTLGVIWNPRDDSIRYTVSIDNRQTHTKRIILSSIAKIFDPLGLLGPVTVSAKILMQRLWQLRLDWDESLPADIQTEWSNYQAQLRLLKDFTFTRHISQHEVKRIEMHGFCDASERAYGANIYLRTISMSGNIAVHLICAKSRIAPLKTISLARLELCGAKLLAELYTNVKQIIRREIHSTVLWTDSTIVLHWLQRSPNTLKTFVANRVANIQETTDIKTWRHIRSIDNPADLLSRGSNVKNFMANSLWRYGPPWLKLDETFWPISHFEIPEVLPEVRKLTCLISTTVQPLEILSKYSCIRRLTRVIAYCLRFISRPRITGHLSVEELQRAKEKIISLTQQQSFAQELQDLKTSSQLNSKSKLLPLSPFVDERGILRVGGRLQNSNLPFNQMHPILLPKNNHITDLIIRESHVQGYHSGLTATLYHVRQLYWPIDGKNITRKIIRQCIKCFRCNPPMTNYVMGNLPAARVSRSRPFTNVGVDCCGPFYIKERRYRNRNRIKIYVTVFVCFATKAVHLEVVSDMSSEAFLAALKRFIARRGICRNIYSDNGTNFVGAKNEMTDLLRTLSENEEIRQYILEKEITWHFTPPLSPHFGGLWEAVVKSFKHHLRRVVGDELFTYEQFATFTTEIEAILNSRPLTPLSSDPNDLSALTPGHFLIGGVMTSIPEVDFTKTATNRLSTWQHIQRVKQDFWSRWYKEYINHLNVRAKWTKGSHDIKEGTIVVLKDDNLPPLQWNIGRVIEVHPGKDDIIRAVTVRTTHGTYKRNTRHLAPLPIEPVKP, from the coding sequence ATGTTGATTGGAACAGGACCAACATTATCTAGTTTCAGTATCGGTCAACTGCAGATTCAATCGAAGGGAAAACCAgatttgattttgcacaaaacCCAATTCGGATGGGTCATCGGGGGGAGCGCACCTACTGTTTCTATCGGAAAAACGCGAACATTCCTCAATACCGTTAATTTCGATCTTAGACAATTCTGGGAAATCGAAGAGGGACCACAACAATATCACTTGTCGGCAATTGAAAATGAAGTGGAATCCCATTTTATCCGTACCGTTGCACGCGAACAATCCGGGAGATACGTTGTCGCGCTTCCGTTCAACGAGAAGAAGCGAGACATCGGCGAATCCCGAACACAAGCATTAAACCGATTTATGTCTTTAGAACGCAGATTCGCTCGAAATCCCGATCTAAAGACAGAATATACCGCGATTATAAATGAGTACATCACGTTAGGTCATATGACACAGATAGACTCACCCGACAATTCTTTCGGTTTCTACTTACCGCATCACGCCGTCATCAAACCCACCAGCTCGACGACGAAATGTCGAGTTGTGTTCGATGCGTCGGCTAAATCGGATACCGGTATATCGTTAAATGATGCACTCGAAGTTGGTCCGACGATTCAGGACGATCTCTTCTCTTTATTATTGCGATTTCGAAGTCATGCATACGTGCTAACCGGGGATATTGAGAAGATGTATCGGCAATTTCTCGTGCGTCCCGAAGATCGTCCGTATCAACGGATTCTTTGGCGGAACgacaaaaacgaaatttctacATACGAGCTCAATACAGTCACTTTCGGTGTAGCTTCAGCCCCATACTTGGCAATACGGTGTTTACAGCAATTAGCGAACGACGAATCGGACAATTATCCCGCAGCATCCGAGGTCATTAAAAGGGACATTTACGTTGATGATCTTTTGACCGGTGCTGCAACATTCCGCGAAGCCCGTAAATTACGTAACGATATTATTAATTTGTTGAAGAAAGGGGAACTTAACATTCGACAGTGGGTATCGAATGACCCAAATTTATTATCAGAACTATCGGAAGATCAGATTCATCCGAAGTATTTCGGCGATGAATCCGTCAAGACCCTCGGCGTGATCTGGAATCCACGTGACGATTCAATTAGATATACCGTATCTATTGACAACAGGCAAACGCATACTAAACGCATAATCCTTTCGTCTATTGCCAAAATATTTGACCCATTAGGTCTCCTTGGACCTGTAACAGTAAGCGCGAAAATACTTATGCAACGTTTATGGCAACTGCGACTAGATTGGGACGAATCCTTACCTGCAGATATCCAAACCGAGTGGTCGAATTATCAAGCGCAGTTAAGGCTGTTAAAAGATTTCACTTTTACACGGCATATTTCGCAACACGAAGTTAAACGAATTGAAATGCATGGCTTTTGTGACGCTAGTGAGCGCGCATACGGAGCCAATATCTATCTACGCACTATATCCATGTCTGGAAATATCGCAGTTCATTTGATTTGTGCCAAATCCCGCATAGCTCCGCTAAAAACCATTAGTTTAGCGCGATTAGAGTTATGTGGAGCTAAATTGCTTGCCGAACTGTATACCAATGTTAAACAAATAATCCGAAGGGAAATCCACTCTACCGTATTGTGGACGGATTCTACAATTGTTCTTCATTGGTTACAACGGTCTCCGAATACATTAAAAACCTTTGTCGCGAACCGGGTTGCCAATATTCAAGAAACGACAGATATTAAGACATGGCGACatattcgatcgatcgataatcCTGCCGATTTACTCTCACGCGGTtctaacgttaaaaatttcatgGCAAACAGTCTCTGGCGTTATGGGCCACCGTGGCTGAAATTAGACGAAACATTTTGGCCAATTTCGCATTTCGAAATTCCAGAAGTTTTACCGGAAGTACgaaaacttacgtgtttaatCTCCACCACCGTACAACCTTTGgaaattttaagtaaatattcgtGTATCCGCCGATTAACCAGAGTCATCGCTTATTGTCTACGTTTCATATCGAGACCCCGAATCACCGGACATCTTTCTGTCGAAGAACTGCAACgcgcgaaagaaaaaattatctcgcTAACTCAGCAGCAATCATTTGCTCAAGAATTGCAGGATTTAAAAACGAGTTCGCAATTAAATTCAAAAAGCAAGTTGCTACCGTTATCCCCATTTGTCGACGAAAGGGGCATTTTACGTGTTGGAGGTCGTttacaaaattcaaatttacCGTTTAATCAAATGCATCCGATTCTTCTTCCGAAAAATAATCATATTACCGATCTCATTATTCGCGAATCTCATGTACAAGGTTATCATTCGGGTTTGACAGCTACTCTTTACCACGTTCGACAATTGTATTGGCCCATCGATGGGAAAAACATAACGCGAAAAATTATCCGCcaatgtataaaatgttttcGATGTAATCCTCCGATGACTAATTATGTCATGGGGAATCTACCGGCCGCTAGAGTTTCGCGATCTCGACCATTTACGAATGTCGGAGTCGATTGTTGCGGTCCTTTTTATATAAAGGAACGACGATACCGCAACCGTAACCGTATTAAGATTTACGTTACTGTGTTTGTCTGCTTCGCGACAAAAGCCGTACATTTGGAAGTCGTCAGCGACATGAGCTCGGAAGCCTTTTTAGCCGCATTAAAACGTTTTATTGCGCGACGCGGCATTTGTCGGAACATTTATTCCGATAACGGAACAAATTTTGTCGGTGCGAAAAATGAGATGACGGATTTGCTTCGGACCTTaagcgaaaatgaagaaatccgtCAATATATCTTAGAAAAAGAGATTACGTGGCACTTCACACCTCCGCTGTCTCCCCATTTCGGGGGATTGTGGGAGGCAGTGGTAAAGTCATTCAAACACCACCTACGTCGCGTTGTCGGCGACGAACTGTTTACGTATGAACAATTTGCGACTTTTACTACCGAAATCGAGGCAATCCTAAATTCACGTCCTTTGACACCCCTTTCTTCAGACCCTAACGACCTATCCGCCCTGACTCccggtcattttttaattggtgGCGTAATGACGAGCATACCAGAAGTCGATTTTACCAAGACAGCTACCAATCGGCTTT